One window of the Manihot esculenta cultivar AM560-2 chromosome 14, M.esculenta_v8, whole genome shotgun sequence genome contains the following:
- the LOC110599610 gene encoding uncharacterized protein LOC110599610 isoform X1, with protein MHGLAGEERKRGRHMWTGPTRSNSVVAGDVSSSSSSVFPANSFCKDGRRINVGDCALFKPPQDSPPFIGIIRWVTTGKDNKLKLGVNWLYRPAEIKLGKGILLEAAPNEIFYSFHKDEIPAASLLHPCKVTFLPKGAELPSGICSFVCRRVYDINNKCLWWLTDQDYINERQEEVDQLLCKTHIEMHETASQGGHSPKPTNGPTSTSQLKPSSDSVQNSASSVPSQIKGKKRERVDQSSEPVKRERCSKPDDVDSGHCRPESIWKTEIAKFTEKGGLVDSEGVEKLVQLMVPERNEKKIDLVGRSILAGVIAATDKFDCLNRFVQFKGLPVFDEWLQEVHKGKIGDGSSHKESDKSVEEFLFILLRALDKLPVNLHALQMCNIGKSVNHLRTHKNLEIQKKARSLVDTWKKRVEAEMDAKSGSNQAVSWAGRPRPLDVSHGGNKNSGSSSEVAIKSSATQLSASKNAAVKLVQGETTTKCASGSPGPMKSFPSSASAGNSLKEGQTCNIGVGVASDLPTVAVREEKSSSSSQSHNNSQSCSSDHVKTGGVSGKEDARSGTAVSMTANKVIGASPRHRKSINGVQGPTLSGIQRETGSSRNSSLHRSQCAEKLSQSSLTFEKAVDVPLAEGNNHKLIVKIPNRGHSPAPSASGGSLEDPSVMNSRASSPVLSEKHDQFDRTLKEKNDGYRANTMSNVNNESWQSNDFKEVLTGSDEGDGSPATVPENCRTVEDTGKLADVPKAASSSSGNEQKSGKLHDPSLSSINALIESCEKYSEVNASMLAGDDVGMNLLASVAAGEISKSDMASPNNSPQRNITAVEHSCTSIDSRLKSASGDDWRQTVDGTDDETEKRVTDTSRSKSMEDKIVSLSEDKTVDVQNGHSNSSNMDVQKIMEPCLQNNVKSEETLATSVTLLSSSMVDKTSTNADKETWEEKADDISDTKDKLHSCIRSVDRVDVSSLEGRTEPIEGSLPCPSMEIEGGNRKNMNKQFNITVKAEQKSPAVVRSEFAEGTVGDVLDPTGSGKDNFSETAVGEVKAEKADEMDSRSQHAERGNNTQENNFGSDFTDHKVENLEQSLEDNHAKEQLSGAHALSKASPAFLQEPGQEAGCRRSKLTATGADVAEESKSGAADAASLCAVGGADIVAKVEFDLNEGFNTDDGRYGEPNNSRPPECSTGIQLISPLPLPVSSCSSGLPASITVASAAKRPFIPPEDLLKNRGELGWKGTAATSAFRPAEPRKALEMPVGTVNISVPDAAVVKPSRPPLDIDLNVPDERILEDLASRGSARGSIAVFDLSNNHNPSHDQIMGSAAVRGSGGLDLDLNRVEDTSDIGNHLTSNTCRKDVRLQAVKSSSVAVLNGESSVRMDFDLNDGPLADEGNAEPSSVGQTARNNASSQPSVSSLRLNHAEMGNFSSFFPQGNAYPAVAIHSMLPDRGEQSFPIVIPGGPQRMLATPTGSTPFNPDAYRGPVLSSAPAVPFPATPFQYPVFPFGTNFPLPSATFSVGSTTFLDSSPGGRLCFPTVHSQVLPPAGAVPSHYPRPFVVSLQDNSNIGGSESSWKWGRQGLDLNAGPLGPDLEGRDETGSLSSRQLSVASSQAIAEEQSRMFQVAGGGILKRKEPESSWEGYKQSSWQ; from the exons GATGGGCGCAGGATCAATGTTGGAGATTGTGCTCTTTTCAAACCACCCCAAGATTCCCCTCCTTTCATTGGAATAATTCGTTGGGTGACTACTGGAAAAGACAACAAGTTAAAGTTAGGTGTGAATTGGCTTTATCGACCTGCTGAAATAAAGCTTGGCAAAGGCATCCTTTTGGAAGCTGCGCCAAACGAAATATTCTATTCCTTTCATAAGGATGAGATTCCTGCTGCATCACTACTGCATCCGTGCAAAGTCACTTTCCTTCCAAAAGGTGCTGAACTTCCATCAGGAATTTGCTCATTTGTGTGCCGGCGAGTTTATGACATTAATAACAAGTGTTTATGGTGGCTAACCGACCAAGATTACATTAAT GAACGGCAAGAAGAAGTAGATCAGCTATTGTGTAAAACTCACATAGAAATGCATGAAACAGCGTCCCAAGGTGGGCATTCACCAAAACCAACGAACGGACCAACATCGACTTCACAGTTGAAACCCAGCTCAGATAGTGTACAAAATAGTGCCTCATCCGTTCCTTCTCAAATTAAGGGAAAGAAAAGGGAACGAGTTGATCAGAGTTCTGAGCCCGTTAAACGAGAACGTTGTTCAAAGCCTGATGATGTTGATTCTGGTCACTGCAGACCAGAAAGCATTTGGAAAACTGAGATTGCAAAATTTACTGAAAAGGGGGGGCTTGTTGACTCTGAAGGTGTTGAAAAATTGGTGCAACTCATGGTTCCTGAGAGAAATGAGAAAAAGATAGACTTGGTGGGCAGGTCAATACTGGCTGGTGTTATAGCAGCCACCGATAAGTTTGATTGCCTTAATCGGTTTGTGCAGTTCAAGGGTTTGCCTGTATTTGATGAGTGGCTGCAGGAGGTGCACAAAGGGAAGATTGGTGATGGTAGCAGCCACAAGGAGAGCGACAAATCTGTTGAGGAATTTCTGTTCATTTTACTTCGTGCGCTTGACAAACTCCCTGTAAATCTCCATGCTTTGCAAATGTGTAACATTGGGAAGTCAGTGAATCATCTGAGAACACATAAGAACTTGGAAATTCAAAAGAAAGCAAGGAGTTTGGTTGACACGTGGAAGAAACGTGTTGAAGCTGAAATGGATGCAAAGTCTGGTTCTAACCAGGCTGTCTCATGGGCTGGGAGACCGCGACCTCTAGATGTTTCACATGGTGGGAACAAAAATTCTGGTTCATCTTCAGAGGTGGCAATTAAGAGTTCAGCTACACAACTTTCAGCTTCAAAAAATGCTGCAGTCAAGCTTGTACAGGGGGAAACTACAACCAAGTGTGCATCTGGCTCTCCAGGACCCATGAAATCTTTTCCATCTTCTGCATCAGCAGGTAACAGCTTAAAAGAAGGACAGACCTGCAATATTGGTGTCGGTGTTGCCTCTGATCTTCCTACTGTAGCTGTAAGGGAGGAGAAAAGCAGCAGTTCTAGTCAGTCCCACAACAATAGTCAATCTTGTTCCAGTGATCATGTCAAAACTGGGGGAGTTTCTGGAAAGGAGGATGCGAGGAGTGGTACTGCTGTTTCAATGACTGCAAATAAGGTCATTGGTGCTTCTCCTCGGCATCGTAAGTCAATCAATGGCGTCCAAGGTCCAACATTATCTGGGATCCAAAGGGAGACTGGGTCAAGTAGGAATTCTTCCTTGCATAGAAGCCAGTGTGCTGAAAAGTTATCTCAGTCCAGTTTGACATTTGAGAAGGCAGTTGATGTTCCCTTGGCAGAGGGTAATAATCATAAATTGATTGTTAAAATCCCCAACAGAGGTCATAGTCCTGCACCAAGTGCCAGCGGTGGATCTCTTGAAGACCCTTCAGTCATGAATAGTAGAGCTTCTTCTCCGGTCCTTTCAGAGAAGCATGACCAGTTTGATCGTACCTTGAAGGAAAAGAATGATGGTTATCGGGCTAATACTATGTCCAATGTAAATAATGAGTCATGGCAAAGCAATGATTTCAAAGAGGTGCTTACTGGATCTGATGAGGGGGATGGGTCCCCTGCCACTGTTCCTGAAAACTGTAGGACTGTTGAAGACACTGGGAAATTAGCTGATGTTCCAAAAGCTGCTTCCTCATCATCTGGAAATGAACAAAAATCAGGGAAGTTGCATGATCCTTCTTTGAGCTCGATAAATGCTTTAATTGAAAGTTGTGAAAAGTACTCTGAAGTAAATGCCTCCATGTTGGCTGGCGATGATGTTGGTATGAACTTGCTTGCTAGCGTTGCTGCTGGGGAAATATCAAAATCAGATATGGCTTCTCCAAATAATTCTCCACAAAGAAACATCACTGCTGTTGAACACTCTTGCACAAGCATTGATTCTAGACTGAAGTCAGCTTCAGGTGATGATTGGAGACAAACAGTTGATGGCACTGATGATGAAACCGAGAAGCGGGTTACTGATACTTCACGGAGCAAGAGCATGGAGGATAAAATTGTATCATTGTCGGAAGATAAAACAGTAGATGTGCAAAATGGACATTCAAATTCTTCCAATATGGATGTGCAGAAAATCATGGAACCTTGCCTACAAAACAATGTGAAATCAGAGGAAACACTAGCCACTTCTGTGACTCTGCTCTCTTCAAGCATGGTAGACAAAACATCAACTAATGCTGACAAAGAAACATGGGAGGAGAAGGCAGATGACATATCTGATACAAAAGATAAGTTGCACAGTTGTATTCGAAGTGTGGATAGGGTTGACGTGTCAAGTTTAGAAGGTAGGACAGAACCTATTGAAGGATCATTGCCTTGCCCATCAATGGAGATAGAAGGTGGCAACAGGAAAAACATGAACAAACAGTTTAACATTACCGTGAAAGCGGAGCAAAAATCTCCTGCTGTTGTGCGCTCTGAGTTTGCAGAAGGAACTGTGGGGGATGTGCTGGATCCTACTGGTTCTGGTAAAGATAATTTTTCTGAAACTGCTGTTGGGGAGGTGAAGGCTGAAAAGGCTGATGAAATGGATAGCAGGAGTCAGCATGCTGAAAGAGGAAATAATAcacaagaaaataattttggcTCAGATTTTACTGATCACAAGGTTGAGAATTTGGAGCAGAGTCTGGAAGATAATCATGCTAAAGAACAACTTAGCGGTGCCCATGCTCTGAGCAAGGCGTCACCTGCATTTTTGCAAGAACCAGGACAAGAAGCAGGGTGTAGAAGATCAAAGTTGACTGCCACTGGTGCTGATGTAGCTGAGGAAAGTAAATCGGGTGCTGCAGATGCTGCTTCACTATGTGCTGTAGGGGGGGCAGATATTGTAGCGAAAGTGGAATTTGATCTAAATGAAGGCTTCAATACTGATGATGGGAGATATGGGGAACCAAATAACTCGAGACCACCTGAATGTTCTACTGGTATTCAATTGATTAGCCCTTTGCCTTTACCTGTTTCTTCCTGTTCTAGTGGCTTACCTGCTTCAATTACAGTGGCTTCTGCTGCAAAAAGGCCCTTTATTCCTCCAGAGGATTTACTGAAGAATAGGGGAGAACTTGGTTGGAAGGGAACAGCAGCCACAAGTGCCTTTCGTCCAGCTGAACCAAGAAAAGCTTTGGAGATGCCAGTGGGTACAGTTAATATCTCTGTTCCTGATGCAGCTGTGGTCAAGCCCAGTCGACCACCGTTGGATATTGACTTGAACGTTCCAGATGAAAGAATCCTTGAGGATTTGGCTTCTCGAGGTTCTGCTCGGGGCTCAATTGCTGTATTTGATCTCTCAAATAACCACAATCCATCACATGATCAAATAATGGGTTCTGCTGCTGTTCGGGGCTCTGGAGGACTTGACCTTGATTTGAATAGAGTGGAGGATACAAGTGATATCGGCAATCATTTAACAAGTAATACTTGTAGGAAGGATGTGCGTCTTCAGGCAGTAAAATCATCATCAGTTGCTGTTCTTAATGGTGAGTCGAGTGTACGCATGGATTTTGATTTGAATGATGGGCCTCTTGCAGATGAGGGGAATGCTGAACCATCTTCAGTTGGCCAGACTGCCAGGAATAATGCATCTTCACAACCATCTGTTTCTAGCCTTAGGCTAAACCATGCGGAAATGGGTAACTTCTCTTCATTTTTTCCTCAAGGGAATGCCTATCCAGCTGTTGCCATTCATTCTATGTTGCCTGATAGAGGAGAGCAGTCCTTTCCAATTGTCATACCTGGCGGGCCTCAAAGGATGTTGGCAACCCCTACTGGCAGCACGCCATTTAATCCTGATGCCTACAGGGGGCCAGTGTTATCATCTGCTCCAGCAGTTCCCTTTCCAGCTACACCATTTCAatatccagtctttccttttggGACAAATTTTCCTCTACCATCAGCGACATTTTCAGTCGGTTCAACAACATTTCTGGATTCATCACCTGGTGGGAGACTCTGTTTTCCCACAGTGCATTCTCAAGTATTACCTCCTGCTGGTGCAGTCCCGTCCCATTACCCAAGGCCTTTTGTTGTTAGCCTCCAGGATAATAGCAATATTGGTGGCTCTGAGAGTAGTTGGAAATGGGGAAGGCAAGGTCTTGACCTCAATGCAGGGCCTTTGGGCCCAGACTTGGAAGGGAGAGATGAGACAGGTTCTCTTTCGTCAAGGCAATTGTCCGTTGCCAGTTCACAGGCCATTGCAGAGGAGCAGTCAAGGATGTTTCAGGTGGCAGGCGGTGGCATACTTAAGAGGAAGGAGCCagagagtagctgggaaggttaTAAGCAATCCTCATGGCAGTAG
- the LOC110599610 gene encoding uncharacterized protein LOC110599610 isoform X2, whose translation MHGLAGEERKRGRHMWTGPTRSNSVVAGDVSSSSSSVFPANSFCKDGRRINVGDCALFKPPQDSPPFIGIIRWVTTGKDNKLKLGVNWLYRPAEIKLGKGILLEAAPNEIFYSFHKDEIPAASLLHPCKVTFLPKGAELPSGICSFVCRRVYDINNKCLWWLTDQDYINERQEEVDQLLCKTHIEMHETASQGGHSPKPTNGPTSTSQLKPSSDSVQNSASSVPSQIKGKKRERVDQSSEPVKRERCSKPDDVDSGHCRPESIWKTEIAKFTEKGGLVDSEGVEKLVQLMVPERNEKKIDLVGRSILAGVIAATDKFDCLNRFVQFKGLPVFDEWLQEVHKGKIGDGSSHKESDKSVEEFLFILLRALDKLPVNLHALQMCNIGKSVNHLRTHKNLEIQKKARSLVDTWKKRVEAEMDAKSGSNQAVSWAGRPRPLDVSHGGNKNSGSSSEVAIKSSATQLSASKNAAVKLVQGETTTKCASGSPGPMKSFPSSASAGNSLKEGQTCNIGVGVASDLPTVAVREEKSSSSSQSHNNSQSCSSDHVKTGGVSGKEDARSGTAVSMTANKVIGASPRHRKSINGVQGPTLSGIQRETGSSRNSSLHRSQCAEKLSQSSLTFEKAVDVPLAEGNNHKLIVKIPNRGHSPAPSASGGSLEDPSVMNSRASSPVLSEKHDQFDRTLKEKNDGYRANTMSNVNNESWQSNDFKEVLTGSDEGDGSPATVPENCRTVEDTGKLADVPKAASSSSGNEQKSGKLHDPSLSSINALIESCEKYSEVNASMLAGDDVGMNLLASVAAGEISKSDMASPNNSPQRNITAVEHSCTSIDSRLKSASGDDWRQTVDGTDDETEKRVTDTSRSKSMEDKIVSLSEDKTVDVQNGHSNSSNMDVQKIMEPCLQNNVKSEETLATSVTLLSSSMVDKTSTNADKETWEEKADDISDTKDKLHSCIRSVDRVDVSSLEGRTEPIEGSLPCPSMEIEGGNRKNMNKQFNITVKAEQKSPAVVRSEFAEGTVGDVLDPTGSGKDNFSETAVGEVKAEKADEMDSRSQHAERGNNTQENNFGSDFTDHKVENLEQSLEDNHAKEQLSGAHALSKASPAFLQEPGQEAGCRRSKLTATGADVAEESKSGAADAASLCAVGGADIVAKVEFDLNEGFNTDDGRYGEPNNSRPPECSTVASAAKRPFIPPEDLLKNRGELGWKGTAATSAFRPAEPRKALEMPVGTVNISVPDAAVVKPSRPPLDIDLNVPDERILEDLASRGSARGSIAVFDLSNNHNPSHDQIMGSAAVRGSGGLDLDLNRVEDTSDIGNHLTSNTCRKDVRLQAVKSSSVAVLNGESSVRMDFDLNDGPLADEGNAEPSSVGQTARNNASSQPSVSSLRLNHAEMGNFSSFFPQGNAYPAVAIHSMLPDRGEQSFPIVIPGGPQRMLATPTGSTPFNPDAYRGPVLSSAPAVPFPATPFQYPVFPFGTNFPLPSATFSVGSTTFLDSSPGGRLCFPTVHSQVLPPAGAVPSHYPRPFVVSLQDNSNIGGSESSWKWGRQGLDLNAGPLGPDLEGRDETGSLSSRQLSVASSQAIAEEQSRMFQVAGGGILKRKEPESSWEGYKQSSWQ comes from the exons GATGGGCGCAGGATCAATGTTGGAGATTGTGCTCTTTTCAAACCACCCCAAGATTCCCCTCCTTTCATTGGAATAATTCGTTGGGTGACTACTGGAAAAGACAACAAGTTAAAGTTAGGTGTGAATTGGCTTTATCGACCTGCTGAAATAAAGCTTGGCAAAGGCATCCTTTTGGAAGCTGCGCCAAACGAAATATTCTATTCCTTTCATAAGGATGAGATTCCTGCTGCATCACTACTGCATCCGTGCAAAGTCACTTTCCTTCCAAAAGGTGCTGAACTTCCATCAGGAATTTGCTCATTTGTGTGCCGGCGAGTTTATGACATTAATAACAAGTGTTTATGGTGGCTAACCGACCAAGATTACATTAAT GAACGGCAAGAAGAAGTAGATCAGCTATTGTGTAAAACTCACATAGAAATGCATGAAACAGCGTCCCAAGGTGGGCATTCACCAAAACCAACGAACGGACCAACATCGACTTCACAGTTGAAACCCAGCTCAGATAGTGTACAAAATAGTGCCTCATCCGTTCCTTCTCAAATTAAGGGAAAGAAAAGGGAACGAGTTGATCAGAGTTCTGAGCCCGTTAAACGAGAACGTTGTTCAAAGCCTGATGATGTTGATTCTGGTCACTGCAGACCAGAAAGCATTTGGAAAACTGAGATTGCAAAATTTACTGAAAAGGGGGGGCTTGTTGACTCTGAAGGTGTTGAAAAATTGGTGCAACTCATGGTTCCTGAGAGAAATGAGAAAAAGATAGACTTGGTGGGCAGGTCAATACTGGCTGGTGTTATAGCAGCCACCGATAAGTTTGATTGCCTTAATCGGTTTGTGCAGTTCAAGGGTTTGCCTGTATTTGATGAGTGGCTGCAGGAGGTGCACAAAGGGAAGATTGGTGATGGTAGCAGCCACAAGGAGAGCGACAAATCTGTTGAGGAATTTCTGTTCATTTTACTTCGTGCGCTTGACAAACTCCCTGTAAATCTCCATGCTTTGCAAATGTGTAACATTGGGAAGTCAGTGAATCATCTGAGAACACATAAGAACTTGGAAATTCAAAAGAAAGCAAGGAGTTTGGTTGACACGTGGAAGAAACGTGTTGAAGCTGAAATGGATGCAAAGTCTGGTTCTAACCAGGCTGTCTCATGGGCTGGGAGACCGCGACCTCTAGATGTTTCACATGGTGGGAACAAAAATTCTGGTTCATCTTCAGAGGTGGCAATTAAGAGTTCAGCTACACAACTTTCAGCTTCAAAAAATGCTGCAGTCAAGCTTGTACAGGGGGAAACTACAACCAAGTGTGCATCTGGCTCTCCAGGACCCATGAAATCTTTTCCATCTTCTGCATCAGCAGGTAACAGCTTAAAAGAAGGACAGACCTGCAATATTGGTGTCGGTGTTGCCTCTGATCTTCCTACTGTAGCTGTAAGGGAGGAGAAAAGCAGCAGTTCTAGTCAGTCCCACAACAATAGTCAATCTTGTTCCAGTGATCATGTCAAAACTGGGGGAGTTTCTGGAAAGGAGGATGCGAGGAGTGGTACTGCTGTTTCAATGACTGCAAATAAGGTCATTGGTGCTTCTCCTCGGCATCGTAAGTCAATCAATGGCGTCCAAGGTCCAACATTATCTGGGATCCAAAGGGAGACTGGGTCAAGTAGGAATTCTTCCTTGCATAGAAGCCAGTGTGCTGAAAAGTTATCTCAGTCCAGTTTGACATTTGAGAAGGCAGTTGATGTTCCCTTGGCAGAGGGTAATAATCATAAATTGATTGTTAAAATCCCCAACAGAGGTCATAGTCCTGCACCAAGTGCCAGCGGTGGATCTCTTGAAGACCCTTCAGTCATGAATAGTAGAGCTTCTTCTCCGGTCCTTTCAGAGAAGCATGACCAGTTTGATCGTACCTTGAAGGAAAAGAATGATGGTTATCGGGCTAATACTATGTCCAATGTAAATAATGAGTCATGGCAAAGCAATGATTTCAAAGAGGTGCTTACTGGATCTGATGAGGGGGATGGGTCCCCTGCCACTGTTCCTGAAAACTGTAGGACTGTTGAAGACACTGGGAAATTAGCTGATGTTCCAAAAGCTGCTTCCTCATCATCTGGAAATGAACAAAAATCAGGGAAGTTGCATGATCCTTCTTTGAGCTCGATAAATGCTTTAATTGAAAGTTGTGAAAAGTACTCTGAAGTAAATGCCTCCATGTTGGCTGGCGATGATGTTGGTATGAACTTGCTTGCTAGCGTTGCTGCTGGGGAAATATCAAAATCAGATATGGCTTCTCCAAATAATTCTCCACAAAGAAACATCACTGCTGTTGAACACTCTTGCACAAGCATTGATTCTAGACTGAAGTCAGCTTCAGGTGATGATTGGAGACAAACAGTTGATGGCACTGATGATGAAACCGAGAAGCGGGTTACTGATACTTCACGGAGCAAGAGCATGGAGGATAAAATTGTATCATTGTCGGAAGATAAAACAGTAGATGTGCAAAATGGACATTCAAATTCTTCCAATATGGATGTGCAGAAAATCATGGAACCTTGCCTACAAAACAATGTGAAATCAGAGGAAACACTAGCCACTTCTGTGACTCTGCTCTCTTCAAGCATGGTAGACAAAACATCAACTAATGCTGACAAAGAAACATGGGAGGAGAAGGCAGATGACATATCTGATACAAAAGATAAGTTGCACAGTTGTATTCGAAGTGTGGATAGGGTTGACGTGTCAAGTTTAGAAGGTAGGACAGAACCTATTGAAGGATCATTGCCTTGCCCATCAATGGAGATAGAAGGTGGCAACAGGAAAAACATGAACAAACAGTTTAACATTACCGTGAAAGCGGAGCAAAAATCTCCTGCTGTTGTGCGCTCTGAGTTTGCAGAAGGAACTGTGGGGGATGTGCTGGATCCTACTGGTTCTGGTAAAGATAATTTTTCTGAAACTGCTGTTGGGGAGGTGAAGGCTGAAAAGGCTGATGAAATGGATAGCAGGAGTCAGCATGCTGAAAGAGGAAATAATAcacaagaaaataattttggcTCAGATTTTACTGATCACAAGGTTGAGAATTTGGAGCAGAGTCTGGAAGATAATCATGCTAAAGAACAACTTAGCGGTGCCCATGCTCTGAGCAAGGCGTCACCTGCATTTTTGCAAGAACCAGGACAAGAAGCAGGGTGTAGAAGATCAAAGTTGACTGCCACTGGTGCTGATGTAGCTGAGGAAAGTAAATCGGGTGCTGCAGATGCTGCTTCACTATGTGCTGTAGGGGGGGCAGATATTGTAGCGAAAGTGGAATTTGATCTAAATGAAGGCTTCAATACTGATGATGGGAGATATGGGGAACCAAATAACTCGAGACCACCTGAATGTTCTACTG TGGCTTCTGCTGCAAAAAGGCCCTTTATTCCTCCAGAGGATTTACTGAAGAATAGGGGAGAACTTGGTTGGAAGGGAACAGCAGCCACAAGTGCCTTTCGTCCAGCTGAACCAAGAAAAGCTTTGGAGATGCCAGTGGGTACAGTTAATATCTCTGTTCCTGATGCAGCTGTGGTCAAGCCCAGTCGACCACCGTTGGATATTGACTTGAACGTTCCAGATGAAAGAATCCTTGAGGATTTGGCTTCTCGAGGTTCTGCTCGGGGCTCAATTGCTGTATTTGATCTCTCAAATAACCACAATCCATCACATGATCAAATAATGGGTTCTGCTGCTGTTCGGGGCTCTGGAGGACTTGACCTTGATTTGAATAGAGTGGAGGATACAAGTGATATCGGCAATCATTTAACAAGTAATACTTGTAGGAAGGATGTGCGTCTTCAGGCAGTAAAATCATCATCAGTTGCTGTTCTTAATGGTGAGTCGAGTGTACGCATGGATTTTGATTTGAATGATGGGCCTCTTGCAGATGAGGGGAATGCTGAACCATCTTCAGTTGGCCAGACTGCCAGGAATAATGCATCTTCACAACCATCTGTTTCTAGCCTTAGGCTAAACCATGCGGAAATGGGTAACTTCTCTTCATTTTTTCCTCAAGGGAATGCCTATCCAGCTGTTGCCATTCATTCTATGTTGCCTGATAGAGGAGAGCAGTCCTTTCCAATTGTCATACCTGGCGGGCCTCAAAGGATGTTGGCAACCCCTACTGGCAGCACGCCATTTAATCCTGATGCCTACAGGGGGCCAGTGTTATCATCTGCTCCAGCAGTTCCCTTTCCAGCTACACCATTTCAatatccagtctttccttttggGACAAATTTTCCTCTACCATCAGCGACATTTTCAGTCGGTTCAACAACATTTCTGGATTCATCACCTGGTGGGAGACTCTGTTTTCCCACAGTGCATTCTCAAGTATTACCTCCTGCTGGTGCAGTCCCGTCCCATTACCCAAGGCCTTTTGTTGTTAGCCTCCAGGATAATAGCAATATTGGTGGCTCTGAGAGTAGTTGGAAATGGGGAAGGCAAGGTCTTGACCTCAATGCAGGGCCTTTGGGCCCAGACTTGGAAGGGAGAGATGAGACAGGTTCTCTTTCGTCAAGGCAATTGTCCGTTGCCAGTTCACAGGCCATTGCAGAGGAGCAGTCAAGGATGTTTCAGGTGGCAGGCGGTGGCATACTTAAGAGGAAGGAGCCagagagtagctgggaaggttaTAAGCAATCCTCATGGCAGTAG